From one Solea solea chromosome 15, fSolSol10.1, whole genome shotgun sequence genomic stretch:
- the map10 gene encoding microtubule-associated protein 10 codes for MSEGKNVETLFSFELLVENIRVEKDTNVSDELALAVRLLDFPTLLIYSPQQHASDDIIQAGQHGQHIRGEYVFYRGKSCFFLMNLSSLHTHLSNTPLYVMVLDVKEEIPKLIGSSLISMANVMDRIMQDVAEHGVSVPSTHGEKRHVSMCSLTGENIGFISLSYKLISLGTNLLPHTADGKTIGNAGVHGGQHVQDSTEEKNISRESLPLSLLSTRNKAPASAKTRRSDDQQEDAAVFVATERSLRAQTAQTLPENEKEEDLNIFCPPQLYYSKFAEEKHMNTRGDNKQLILDSEVFTIEDSCSEDELMVGLSSPKLDHRVRYDTKTPRNQEKSEESPRGLGETLQQLPLLNALLVELSHLNGQNPQQPLPIHPNLAWIYRSASTEPPHLRNSHSTSTVKPTSVQKKDKQVAGLQSSSKSTRKKLVFGSTKTFNMRLKQISPQKVKRECIELIQNKKQTSVAKVKSKPQDKLVKSSQKKFSTLNENVETMMQNITVDSVLQETITRRQRSLQGKYHDGQERDAERILEKPSPAERRDLTCIHIPSMDSDSAAQNKEKSEHQSESNQSPPESGRHRGEFESLGSSTQSSPKSSFSGSSEKGNEEEDYADDFNSLSDAYSPDPVSSPDPSRVNTPKSPVRSDSCNPDSASLHKRAAFPVPLKTSSSPQRSLRATHIIRPRTCASVLSFSFDAGDRDESASLQTICSRKQVMESSGVERRGVADSFLSRSQRSESKTSSPVRGFSTGSVSSLEQQEAEEMKDELGSLDFRKEYQHISELVARKLPGYTL; via the coding sequence ATGTCAGAAGGAAAAAACGTCGAgactctgttttcttttgagcTGTTGGTGGAAAATATCCGAGTAGAGAAAGACACGAACGTCTCCGACGAGCTAGCTCTTGCTGTTCGACTGCTAGATTTCCCAACATTGCTAATTTATTCCCCTCAACAACATGCAAGTGATGACATAATCCAAGCCGGGCAGCATGGACAGCATATACGGGGAGAATACGTCTTTTACAGAGGCAAGTCTTGTTTCTTCCTCATGAACTTGAgctccctgcacacacacctgtctaaCACTCCTCTCTATGTCATGGTGCTGGATGTGAAAGAGGAGATTCCCAAATTAATCGGCTCCTCCTTGATATCAATGGCTAATGTGATGGACAGGATCATGCAGGATGTGGCCGAGCATGGTGTTTCTGTTCCTTCAACACATGGAGAAAAGAGGCACGTCAGCATGTGCAGCCTCACAGGGGAGAACATTGGATTCATTTCCCTGAGTTATAAACTTATAAGTCTGGGGACTAATTTACTGCCACACACTGCAGACGGGAAGACTATTGGAAACGCGGGAGTACACGGAGGACAACATGTGCAAGACAGCACGGAGGAGAAAAACATATCGAGAGAATCGCTGCCTCTTTCCCTTCTATCCACACGAAACAAAGCACCAGCAAGTGCAAAAACCAGGAGAAGTGATGACCAGCAAGaggatgctgctgtgtttgtcgcCACCGAACGCAGCCTGAGAGCCCAGACCGCTCAAACACTCCCTGAAAATGAAAAGGAGGAGGATTTAAACATATTCTGCCCCCCACAACTTTACTACAGTAAGtttgcagaggaaaaacacatgaacactaGAGGGGATAACAAACAACTAATTCTAGACTCTGAGGTGTTCACAATTGAAGACTCATGCTCTGAGGATGAGCTGATGGTTGGTCTAAGTTCCCCAAAACTGGACCACAGAGTGAGATATGATACAAAAACCCCAAGAAACCAAGAAAAGAGTGAGGAGAGTCCTCGTGGCCTTGGGGAAACTTTACAACAGCTGCCTCTACTCAACGCTCTTCTTGTTGAACTCTCACATTTAAATGGTCAAAATCCTCAGCAGCCCTTGCCCATTCATCCCAATCTAGCGTGGATTTACAGGTCTGCATCCACAGAGCctccacatttaagaaactcACATTCTACTTCAACAGTTAAGCCTACATCTgtacaaaaaaaggacaaacaagtAGCGGGTTTGCAAAGCTCCAGTAAGTCTACCAGGAAGAAACTTGTTTTTGGAAGCACCAAAACATTCAATATGAGGTTGAAACAAATTTCTCCTCAAAAAGTAAAACGTGAATGTATTGAAttaatacagaataaaaaacagACGAGTGTGGCCAAAGTAAAGTCAAAGCCACAGGATAAATTGGTAAAGTCCAGCCAAAAGAAATTCTCAACTCTCAATGAAAATGTTGAGACAATGATGCAAAATATAACAGTGGACTCCGTGTTACAAGAAACAATcacaagaagacaaagaagcCTGCAGGGGAAATATCATGATGGACAGGAAAGAGACGCTGAGAGAATTTTAGAAAAACCTTCCCCTGCTGAGAGAAGAGACTTGACGTGTATTCACATTCCCAGTATGGATAGTGACAGCGCTGcccaaaacaaagagaaaagtgaGCATCAGAGTGAATCCAATCAATCACCGCCTGAATCTGgcagacacagaggggaatttGAATCCTTAGGAAGCAGCACACAAAGCAGCCCAAAGTCTTCATTTTCAGGCTCCAGTGAGAAAGggaatgaggaagaggactacGCTGATGACTTTAACAGTCTCAGTGATGCCTACTCTCCTGACCCTGTGAGTAGCCCAGATCCTTCTAGAGTAAACACTCCAAAGTCCCCTGTCCGCTCCGACTCCTGCAACCCGGACTCTGCTTCACTCCACAAGAGAGCTGCGTTCCCTGTGCCCCTCAAAACGTCCAGCTCTCCACAGCGGTCTCTGAGGGCCACACACATCATTCGACCTCGAACTTGTGCCTCTGTCCTCAGCTTTTCCTTTGATGCTGGTGACAGAGATGAGTCGGCTTCCTTACAGACCATATGCTCCAGAAAGCAGGTGATGGAGAGCAGCGGAGTGGAAAGAAGAGGAGTTGCTGACAGTTTCCTATCAAGAAGTCAGAGGAGCGAGTCCAAAACAAGCAGTCCTGTTCGAGGATTTTCCACAGGTTCTGTGTCTTCCCTTGAGCaacaggaggcagaggagatgAAGGATGAGCTTGGATCTTTGGACTTTAGAAAAGAGTATCAGCATATATCTGAGCTAGTGGCCAGAAAACTCCCTGGTTACACCCTGTGA